The genomic segment GACGCCGTCGCGGGCGGCCGCCTGGGTGATGAGCGGCCACAAGACCCGGGGATAGAGCGCCTGCCACAGCACAAGGGGCAGCCGGTGCGGCGCCGGCGCCCCGATCGCGTTCCGCGCATCCTCGGCGACGCCGATGCCGCGGCGCGGGGCGCCCTGCTCTGTGTATCGCTGGCTCAGCAGTGTCGACACGAGCAGGCGCGCCGGGGCGGGCGCGGCGGCTTCAAGCTCCAGCGTGGCGTCATCGGTTTGCGCAAGATCGTCGAGCTCGCGAAACCGGTCCAGCGCCGGAACGGCGCCGGCCGGCACGTCGGCCGGGGCCGCCCCGACGGCGACCCGGACCGGCGTCTTGAGGCGGGAGGCGGCCTGCTGACCGTAGTAAGTGTCGCCGTAAAGAAACGCCGCGCGCCGGTAACTCTCGGACGCGAGGTCGGCGCGGCCGAGTTCCTCGGCGGCACGCGCCGCCCAATACCACGCCGCGGACGCGGCATCGGTTCCCGCGGCAGCCTCCCCGGCGTGGAGCCACGCGGCCCGGGCGGACGCCCACTGTCCGCCGCGGGAGAGGAGCCAACCGACTTCCCACAGCGCCTGGCCGCCCCAGTACTGCTGAGGGAACCGGTCGCCTGCCTCCCTATACAAGACCAGGGCAGGGCCGACGGCTCCGCGGTCGGCCCGCGTCTCGGCCACCAGGAAGAGACCGCGCGAGGCGAGCGAGGACCGAGGATACTCGGCGGCCAGCCGGCGCGCAATGGCGAGCGCGTCGGTCTCCCGGCCGCCGGTCAGCGCGATGCGCTCGAGGTAGAACCATGAGTCGTCGGCGTGCGTCTGCCCGAGCGGCACGTCCTGCCGGAACCAGCGCGACGCCTCCGCGAACCGCCGCTGCTGGTACGCCAGGACACCGAGCATGTAGAACGTGCCGTCGTTGATGGTCCAGGCGCGTCCCGCAGACCGCACGCGCTGCAAATCGGTCCACGCGCCCGCGCCGTCTCCCGCGTCGAACTCCGTCACCGCGCGCTGGTAAAAGACCTCGACGGGCGTCGCATCCGGCGGAAGGGGGTGCGTGCGCGCCAGGTCGGCGAGACGCGCGTGCGCGGAGGCCGCATAAGGACTTGCCTCGAACGCCCAGCGAATCCGCCGGTATGCCTGGGCGGCGTCGCCCCAGTGTCTCTGCTTCTCCAGTGCCTGGCCCATGTCGAACCACGCCTGGGCCGCGTGCCGTCCCTGCGGAAACTGCTCGAGATACCGATGAAAGGCATCCGGGGCGTCGGGCGCCTGCGCGCCCCAGAGACTCTCCGCACGCCAGAACAGGGCGAGACCGTGCATGCTCGAATCGGGGAAGCGTGCCATGACGTCCTGAAAGGTTGCCGCGGCCCCGGCAAAGTCGCCCGCGTCGAACTCCGCGACACCGCCGTAGTAGACCGCGTGATCGGCCAGCGCCGGAACGCCGGCCGCCGCGCGCCCGAACGCCGCCCTCGCGTCGGCGTACCGCTTGTCCGCGAGGTCGATAACGCCGAGGAGGTAGGATGCCCGGGCCCCCACGGCGTCGTCCGACGCCGCGAGCGGCTCCAGCAGTCCGCGGGCGCTGGGGAGATCATTGTGGCGGTAGGCGTCGACGGCCGCGGCGAGCTGGTCCGGCGCCGGCACGCCCCGCACCGGCGAGGCGACAAGGAGGGCGAGCAGCAACACGGTCGCGGGAACCGCCGCCGCGGCGCGCACACGCCAGGGTCTTGGGGCGTGCAACGGCGCGGTCCCAGACATCCCCCCCGACAGGGGGGCCGGCCCGGCGGCCGCGGTGCGAGAAGCCCGCAGACGGGAGTTGTCAGACATGGTGTCGCTCGGCAAAGGCGTTGGTGGACGGCCCCCATTCGATAGATACCCGGGATCGTGCCGCGACGCGTGGGGGCGGACCCACCGTGCTTCGCCGGCCGCGCCGCCGCTCCCCGTCCCCTCGGGAACACGTCCGAGAAGCGCGGGCTACCGTGCCGGGCCGGTCCCGTACACCGCCTGGAGTTCGGTCAGGTAGATCTCCCCGCTCGGCGTCGCGGCAGGATCGGTCTCGACGACGTAGACGTACGTCCACCGGATCGGATAGGCGAGGCCGGGCGGGAACGCGGCCCGGAGCTGTTTCCAGCCCTGCCAATCGATGTGCCGGGCGAACGTCACGGTTCCCCGCTCGCCGTTTGCGTCGGTGTACGCGCCGCGCAGCCACGCGCCGTCGCCGTCGCCATAGACCCAAAGGGACATGCCGGTCGGCGTGCCGGGAAGGGGGAGGTCGGTCTGCACGTACGCGGCCCGGCTGCCGGACCCTTCGAGGTGGAACTGCATCCGCAGCGATTGCCGGTTGCCCCGGCTGGGGGTCGACGCCGGAGTCACGTTGCCCGTCACCGAGTCCGGGTAGCCGCGAAACGACGCCTGCTCCTCGAACGCCGGAATGAGACGCATATAGGCGCCTCCGACCGACACACGCACGGCGGCGGTCACGCCGTCGAGGTGCGCGGTCAAGGATCCGTTCCCGGTCACGTTCCCGGCGAGGAATCCCGACGGCGACATCGTCCCGAGCGCGGGCGGGGTCACGTCCCACACGACCTCATCTTGCGGCAGCGCGACCAGGCGCCCGGTCCGATCTTCACCCATCACCTTGACCGGCGCCCCCTGCCCGGGCGCGACGGAGAGCGATGCCGGCGCGACAACAAGCCGGGCGAGGCGCGTCACCACCGACACGGGCGTGCTGCCCGTTGCCGTGCCGCTCTGGACCTGCACGGTCCCGTCGGCCGATTCCCGGCCGGCGACGAGACTGCCGTCGGCGCCCACGCTCGCGAAATCCGGCGCCGGCGGCCGGGCGACCGGGCCGCGCGATGGGCTGCCGTCGAGCCGGAGGAGTCCGCCGGTCGGGACGAGCCGCACCGGATCGGTAAGCGGCACCGGATTCCCCTGCGCGTCGACCCCGATCACGGGCGGCATCACGCGCGCGCCCGCGTAGAGCACGAGCGGCTGGTTGTTGTTGACGAGGATTCTGACCGGCGGGCCGGGCGTCGCGGTCGAATACACGAGGACCGCGTCCGCGACGGGCCGCTCCCTGCCGTCGGACGGGGAGTTGACCGTCGAGACCTGCGATTGGCCCGGCAGCCGGACCACCATCGTTGCCGAGCCCCCGCTGTCGAAGGCCATCGCCTCGTAGGCACCTTGGCGCAGCAGGTACTGGGCCAACTGCGGACGCGTGAGGCCGATGCTGAGCCACGGCTGGCGGCCGTCCGCTTCCACAAACGTGAGGTACCGGCCGTCCGCGCTGATCCCGACGGCGGCCGCCGGGTACCGAAAGTCGCGCTCGGCGGCTGCGGGCGCGTCCGGGTCCTCGACGATCCGGCCGTTGTCCACGAGAATCGGGCCGCCGCCGACGGCGACCTGCGCCTGGTGCCAGTCCGGATCCGTCGTCAGATTGACCGTGACGGTGGTCCCGGCGCTCAGGTGCCCGCGGATCCAATCGGCCCCCGTCCCGCGGCCCAGCAGGATGATCTCGCCCTGCGGAAACGGCGCGTAAAACGCCTGCTGGAGCCAGATCTGCTTGACGAAGTACCGGCCCGTCCCCCCCGACGCGGACCCAGCCATGTCGGCGGGCGAGAGTTCCGCCACCGCCTGACGGACGCTGGGATCGGGCGGCGGCGCGCCGTATCCGCGCACGCTGGAAATCACGCTGATGCCGTCGACGGGCACGCCGGCGTTGAAACTGTCGAACGGCTGGGTTCCCCCGCCCTCGAGGCCGAGGGTCCCCGTCCATCGGTACCGCACGATCCGGGCGACGCCGTCCTTGCCGATCACGAGGGCGACGAACCGCCAGGGACTGCGCAGCAGTGCGCCGTTCTGGATGACGATGTTGAGCGGCATGCCGGACTGCCCGATGTCGAAGTAGTCCGCGTTGATGCCCGCGATCGCACCGGCCCGCACCGCCATGGAGGAGACGGGCTCGTCGTCGCTGATCAGCTGATCGTGCGCCACGCCGACGCCGAGGTGCACGGTCTGATTGCGCAGGTCGACCAGCAGGTGGTGCAGATCGAGGGGACCGTCGGACGTCGCGAGCGACACGTGCCGGTACTCCACACCGGCGGCGACCGGCAGGGCGACGATGCTCGAGGCGAGGACGGCGGGCCAGTCGGCGGGTCCCGCGCCTTGCGCTGCGGGCGTGAGGAGGGCGAGTACAAGAACGAGTGCGAACAGACGGGTCCAGCCCTGTCGCGTCATCTGCATCGTGTCCTCTGCGCCATCCGCTGGTGTGGTGTGTGACGCGAAGAAATTGCCGCGCTGTTCGGCGCCCGGCCGCCTCCGTCCTGCCGGGCGCTCACATCCCGCGCCGCGGGGGGCCACTCGGGCCGACGTTCACGGCGTCGGGGGCTTCGCCGGCGCCGTCGGGGTCACCGGGTTCGGCGCCGTCGGGGTCACCGGACCTCGCGGCGCGGCGGCGGGGCCGCGCCGGGGAATCCCCAGAAACGCGACAATCGGCTTCGGAAAACTGTCAAACGCGTTCGCTGAAATCTTGTACTGTAGGCCGAGCGCCGCATCCGTCGCGAGCCACCCGCCGGGCCGGTGATACACCGCCACACGGAACCGCGCGCCTTCT from the bacterium genome contains:
- a CDS encoding transglycosylase SLT domain-containing protein; this translates as MRAAAAVPATVLLLALLVASPVRGVPAPDQLAAAVDAYRHNDLPSARGLLEPLAASDDAVGARASYLLGVIDLADKRYADARAAFGRAAAGVPALADHAVYYGGVAEFDAGDFAGAAATFQDVMARFPDSSMHGLALFWRAESLWGAQAPDAPDAFHRYLEQFPQGRHAAQAWFDMGQALEKQRHWGDAAQAYRRIRWAFEASPYAASAHARLADLARTHPLPPDATPVEVFYQRAVTEFDAGDGAGAWTDLQRVRSAGRAWTINDGTFYMLGVLAYQQRRFAEASRWFRQDVPLGQTHADDSWFYLERIALTGGRETDALAIARRLAAEYPRSSLASRGLFLVAETRADRGAVGPALVLYREAGDRFPQQYWGGQALWEVGWLLSRGGQWASARAAWLHAGEAAAGTDAASAAWYWAARAAEELGRADLASESYRRAAFLYGDTYYGQQAASRLKTPVRVAVGAAPADVPAGAVPALDRFRELDDLAQTDDATLELEAAAPAPARLLVSTLLSQRYTEQGAPRRGIGVAEDARNAIGAPAPHRLPLVLWQALYPRVLWPLITQAAARDGVDPNLIAGVIREESRFDTTAASAAGAYGLMQLMPGTAQSTARSLGMASPDQRGLADPATNIALGAAVLKAELMRFGRVDLALAAYNAGPGAVRQWQAARSGADPDTFVEAIPYDETRGYVKTVLQSAAMYRWLYQDGHPAASAP
- a CDS encoding phosphodiester glycosidase family protein; amino-acid sequence: MTRQGWTRLFALVLVLALLTPAAQGAGPADWPAVLASSIVALPVAAGVEYRHVSLATSDGPLDLHHLLVDLRNQTVHLGVGVAHDQLISDDEPVSSMAVRAGAIAGINADYFDIGQSGMPLNIVIQNGALLRSPWRFVALVIGKDGVARIVRYRWTGTLGLEGGGTQPFDSFNAGVPVDGISVISSVRGYGAPPPDPSVRQAVAELSPADMAGSASGGTGRYFVKQIWLQQAFYAPFPQGEIILLGRGTGADWIRGHLSAGTTVTVNLTTDPDWHQAQVAVGGGPILVDNGRIVEDPDAPAAAERDFRYPAAAVGISADGRYLTFVEADGRQPWLSIGLTRPQLAQYLLRQGAYEAMAFDSGGSATMVVRLPGQSQVSTVNSPSDGRERPVADAVLVYSTATPGPPVRILVNNNQPLVLYAGARVMPPVIGVDAQGNPVPLTDPVRLVPTGGLLRLDGSPSRGPVARPPAPDFASVGADGSLVAGRESADGTVQVQSGTATGSTPVSVVTRLARLVVAPASLSVAPGQGAPVKVMGEDRTGRLVALPQDEVVWDVTPPALGTMSPSGFLAGNVTGNGSLTAHLDGVTAAVRVSVGGAYMRLIPAFEEQASFRGYPDSVTGNVTPASTPSRGNRQSLRMQFHLEGSGSRAAYVQTDLPLPGTPTGMSLWVYGDGDGAWLRGAYTDANGERGTVTFARHIDWQGWKQLRAAFPPGLAYPIRWTYVYVVETDPAATPSGEIYLTELQAVYGTGPAR